From a single Acidimicrobiales bacterium genomic region:
- the mreC gene encoding rod shape-determining protein MreC has protein sequence MAVRRASRSRFVLLLLILTAGTIITLSYRTRANHVIDRVKSWASDVFKPVETGFRDAWDPVANFFRGAVDYGSEKSANAQLRQEVGSLRRQSLERTDQARQLKALLALDKLPFAGGLPKVTAQVIDTNFSNFQLTLQLNRGRGAGVAVGMPVVSGAGLLGRVVQVASGQATVLLVTDPTSSVGVRDGGVVGVASGQGQGKALRVDYVPPGQPVHKTDVMVTSGLQGGLYPPGIPVGTVSVAAQPADSLQEELALRPVVDLSQVQFVDVLQWKPPPS, from the coding sequence GTGGCCGTACGGCGCGCGTCTCGTTCCCGGTTCGTCCTGCTCCTGCTGATCCTCACAGCGGGCACGATCATCACCCTCAGCTACCGGACGCGGGCCAACCACGTCATCGACCGGGTCAAGTCGTGGGCGTCGGACGTGTTCAAGCCGGTCGAGACCGGCTTCCGCGACGCCTGGGACCCGGTGGCCAACTTCTTCCGGGGCGCGGTCGACTACGGGTCGGAGAAGTCGGCCAACGCCCAGCTGCGCCAGGAGGTGGGCAGCCTGCGCCGCCAGAGCCTGGAGCGCACGGACCAGGCCCGCCAGCTCAAGGCGCTGCTGGCGCTGGACAAGCTGCCCTTCGCCGGCGGCCTGCCCAAGGTGACGGCCCAGGTGATCGACACCAACTTCAGCAACTTCCAGCTGACCCTGCAGCTCAACCGGGGCCGGGGCGCCGGCGTGGCGGTCGGCATGCCGGTCGTCTCCGGCGCCGGCCTGCTCGGGCGGGTCGTGCAGGTCGCCAGCGGGCAGGCGACGGTGCTGCTCGTGACCGACCCCACCTCGAGCGTCGGGGTGCGCGACGGCGGAGTGGTCGGCGTCGCCTCCGGGCAGGGCCAGGGCAAGGCGCTGCGGGTCGACTACGTCCCGCCCGGCCAGCCCGTCCACAAGACCGACGTGATGGTCACCAGCGGCCTGCAGGGCGGCCTCTACCCGCCCGGCATCCCGGTCGGGACCGTGAGCGTGGCCGCCCAGCCCGCCGACTCCCTGCAGGAGGAGCTGGCCCTGCGCCCGGTCGTGGACCTTTCCCAGGTGCAGTTCGTCGACGTGCTCCAGTGGAAGCCGCCCCCGTCGTGA
- the mrdA gene encoding penicillin-binding protein 2, which yields MRPANLRARLGLIGLMVGCLFAAMFVRLWYLQVLDSSRLAAAATANQVRQVTVQAPRGTILDRSGNLIVDNQTVVAVTVARSVVPNASCGTKAVPIRYPAVIDRLAKALGVTAASILQTLSDCRYSPYEPVPIATDVDISKVVYIREHQDQFPGVAVQELSQRDYPQGNAASHLLGYVGAISPQQLTKLKGSGYQQGDLVGQAGVEKAYEKWLRGQPGVTKLEVDANGRVLGSLGEQRPQAGDAVELTIDVALQKEVDADLAAEIDKLHHTYDPQAGIYYPAPSGSVIVLDPRSGAVLAMSSYPDYNPSVWVGGISAQQYQALSASPSALINRAVDGLYTPGSTFKLVTATAALNDGLISPSTYIYDPGSFRIPNCTSGCVFHNNESESLGSLNVQTALTASDDVFFYNLGYDFYQQRSRYGPEAIQDVAKQYGLGQPTHWELGGGVVGRVDSPSERLSLHQHYPTAFPNYQWFAGDNVEMAFGQGATVISPLQLADAYAAFANGGTVWEPHVGGQVLDRSGKVVWTFKPQAISHVNLPPVTRQTILAGLEGVVTNRLGTAYGTFLGFPFNQLMVAGKTGTATTPTREPTALFTAFAPADNPQYEVLVVIDQAGFGSSGSAPVARQILEYLAQHPVGAVTAPANPASTPTPAGPTPPAP from the coding sequence TTGAGACCGGCCAACCTGCGGGCCCGCCTGGGCCTGATCGGGCTGATGGTCGGCTGCCTGTTCGCGGCGATGTTCGTGCGGCTGTGGTACCTACAGGTCCTCGACAGCAGCCGGCTGGCGGCGGCAGCCACCGCCAATCAGGTGCGCCAGGTCACGGTGCAGGCCCCCCGGGGGACCATCCTCGACCGCTCCGGCAACCTGATCGTCGACAATCAGACCGTGGTGGCGGTGACCGTGGCCCGCTCGGTGGTCCCCAACGCCTCGTGCGGCACCAAGGCCGTCCCCATACGCTACCCGGCGGTCATCGACCGCCTGGCGAAGGCGCTCGGGGTCACCGCCGCCTCCATCCTCCAGACCCTCTCGGACTGCCGGTACAGCCCGTACGAGCCGGTCCCGATCGCCACCGACGTCGACATCTCCAAGGTGGTCTACATCCGGGAGCACCAGGACCAGTTCCCCGGGGTGGCGGTCCAGGAGCTCTCCCAGCGGGACTACCCCCAGGGCAACGCCGCCTCCCATCTCCTCGGCTACGTCGGGGCCATCTCCCCCCAGCAGCTGACCAAGCTCAAGGGGTCCGGCTACCAGCAGGGGGACCTGGTGGGCCAGGCCGGGGTCGAGAAGGCCTACGAGAAGTGGCTGCGGGGCCAGCCCGGGGTGACCAAGCTCGAGGTCGACGCCAACGGCCGGGTGCTGGGCTCCCTCGGGGAGCAGCGGCCCCAGGCCGGTGACGCCGTCGAGCTCACCATCGACGTGGCGCTGCAGAAGGAGGTCGACGCCGACCTGGCGGCCGAGATCGACAAGCTGCACCACACCTACGACCCCCAGGCCGGCATCTACTACCCCGCCCCCAGCGGGTCGGTCATCGTGCTCGACCCCCGCAGCGGGGCGGTCCTGGCCATGTCCTCGTACCCCGACTACAACCCGAGCGTCTGGGTCGGGGGCATCAGCGCCCAGCAGTACCAGGCGCTGTCGGCGTCCCCCAGCGCCCTCATCAACCGGGCCGTCGACGGTCTGTACACGCCGGGATCGACGTTCAAGCTGGTCACCGCCACCGCCGCCTTGAACGACGGGCTGATCAGCCCGTCGACGTACATCTACGACCCCGGCTCGTTCCGGATCCCGAACTGCACCAGCGGTTGCGTCTTCCACAACAACGAGAGCGAGTCGCTCGGCTCCCTCAACGTGCAGACGGCGCTGACCGCGTCCGACGACGTTTTCTTCTACAACCTCGGCTACGACTTCTACCAGCAGCGCAGCCGCTACGGCCCCGAGGCCATCCAGGACGTCGCCAAGCAGTACGGGCTGGGCCAGCCCACCCACTGGGAGCTCGGCGGCGGGGTGGTGGGCCGGGTCGACAGCCCCTCGGAGCGGCTCTCCCTGCACCAGCACTATCCGACCGCGTTCCCCAACTACCAGTGGTTCGCCGGAGACAACGTCGAGATGGCCTTCGGGCAGGGCGCCACGGTCATAAGCCCGTTGCAGCTGGCCGACGCCTACGCCGCCTTCGCCAACGGGGGCACGGTGTGGGAGCCCCACGTCGGCGGCCAGGTGCTCGACCGCTCGGGGAAGGTCGTGTGGACCTTCAAGCCCCAGGCCATCAGCCACGTGAACCTGCCCCCGGTGACCCGCCAGACGATCCTGGCCGGCCTCGAGGGCGTGGTGACCAACCGGCTCGGCACCGCCTACGGCACCTTCCTCGGGTTCCCCTTCAACCAGCTCATGGTGGCGGGCAAGACCGGCACCGCCACCACCCCGACCCGGGAGCCGACCGCCCTGTTCACCGCCTTCGCCCCGGCCGACAACCCCCAGTACGAGGTGCTGGTGGTCATCGACCAGGCCGGGTTCGGCTCCAGCGGGTCCGCCCCGGTCGCCCGCCAGATCCTGGAATATCTGGCCCAGCACCCGGTTGGAGCCGTGACGGCCCCGGCCAACCCCGCCTCGACCCCGACCCCGGCGGGACCCACCCCCCCGGCCCCGTAG
- the mreD gene encoding rod shape-determining protein MreD has product MNAMARSRLVLVLFVAMGLQLVVASRIQLAGVHPDLMVLTAVSAGVVAGPSRAATVGFVAGLLNDLFLQTPFGLSALTFCLVAYAVATLQGGVLRAAWWVPVLTAVVATAGGEVLYALIGAIVGQGQMLTDRLGPIAGVVGGTDGILAVLAVPAVGWAFRTEGAPARSRSRW; this is encoded by the coding sequence ATGAATGCGATGGCCCGGTCCCGGCTGGTCCTGGTCCTGTTCGTGGCCATGGGCCTCCAGCTGGTGGTGGCGTCGCGGATCCAGCTGGCGGGGGTCCACCCCGACCTGATGGTGCTGACGGCGGTCTCGGCCGGGGTGGTGGCGGGCCCGTCGCGGGCGGCCACGGTCGGGTTCGTCGCCGGACTCCTCAACGACCTGTTCCTGCAGACCCCGTTCGGGCTGTCGGCGCTGACCTTCTGCCTGGTCGCCTACGCGGTGGCGACGCTGCAGGGCGGAGTGCTGCGCGCGGCGTGGTGGGTGCCGGTGCTCACCGCCGTGGTGGCCACCGCCGGGGGCGAAGTCCTCTACGCCCTCATCGGCGCGATAGTCGGCCAGGGCCAGATGCTGACCGACCGCCTCGGCCCGATCGCCGGCGTGGTCGGCGGGACCGACGGGATCCTGGCCGTGCTGGCCGTCCCGGCGGTGGGATGGGCGTTCCGGACCGAGGGGGCGCCCGCGAGGAGTCGGAGCAGGTGGTGA
- a CDS encoding rod shape-determining protein — MSDNLWSSLLGRDMAVDLGTANTLVYVRGRGIVLNEPSVVAVNVRDGRPLAVGSEAKRMIGRTPSHIQAIRPLKDGVIADFEICEKMLRYFIHKVHQRRFAKPRMVICVPSGITGVEQRAVQEAAEYAGARKPAYIIEEPMAAAIGAGLPVHEPTGNMVVDIGGGTTEVAVISLGGIVTSQSIRIGGDEMDEAIIQFIKKEYSLALGERTSEEIKIALGSACPLEEELHAEIRGRDLITGLPKTIVTTTEEIRQALEEPLSAIIDAVKVTLDKTPPELAADIMEQGIVCTGGGSLLHGLDARISAETGMPIVVAKNPLHSVAIGSGQCLEEFEALKQVLISSSGR; from the coding sequence ACGTGCGGGGCCGGGGGATCGTCCTCAACGAGCCGTCCGTCGTGGCGGTCAACGTGCGGGACGGGCGCCCGCTGGCGGTGGGATCCGAGGCCAAGCGGATGATCGGGCGCACGCCCTCCCACATCCAGGCCATCCGGCCGCTCAAGGACGGGGTGATCGCGGACTTCGAGATCTGCGAGAAGATGCTCCGCTACTTCATCCACAAGGTGCACCAGCGCCGCTTCGCCAAGCCGCGCATGGTCATCTGCGTGCCGTCGGGCATCACCGGTGTGGAGCAGCGCGCCGTGCAGGAGGCGGCCGAGTACGCCGGCGCCCGCAAGCCGGCCTACATCATCGAGGAGCCCATGGCGGCGGCCATCGGCGCCGGGCTGCCCGTGCACGAGCCGACCGGGAACATGGTCGTCGACATCGGCGGCGGGACCACCGAGGTGGCGGTCATCTCCCTCGGCGGCATCGTCACCAGCCAGTCCATCCGCATCGGCGGGGACGAGATGGACGAGGCGATCATCCAGTTCATCAAGAAGGAGTACAGCCTGGCGCTGGGGGAGCGGACCTCGGAGGAGATCAAGATCGCCCTGGGCTCGGCGTGTCCCCTCGAGGAGGAGCTGCACGCCGAGATCCGCGGCCGCGACCTGATCACCGGCCTGCCCAAGACCATCGTCACGACGACCGAGGAGATCCGCCAGGCCCTGGAGGAGCCGCTCTCGGCCATCATCGACGCGGTGAAGGTGACCCTCGACAAGACCCCGCCGGAGCTGGCGGCCGACATCATGGAGCAGGGGATCGTGTGCACGGGCGGCGGATCGCTCCTGCACGGGCTGGACGCGCGCATCTCGGCCGAGACCGGTATGCCGATCGTGGTGGCCAAGAACCCGCTGCACTCCGTGGCGATCGGCAGTGGCCAGTGCCTGGAGGAGTTCGAAGCTCTCAAGCAGGTTCTGATCTCCTCCAGCGGCCGCTGA